One Triticum dicoccoides isolate Atlit2015 ecotype Zavitan chromosome 5B, WEW_v2.0, whole genome shotgun sequence genomic window carries:
- the LOC119311564 gene encoding prostatic spermine-binding protein-like, with the protein MAAVATTTALHGSQAAGALAVAAQRLLVLLALAMEAVNNGADILTEDQQEIIKQFGRIKSETVPENKDAGSDDDDDDDEDEDDETGDADDDDADAGEDFSGEEGEDDDEDDDPEANGDDAGAGSDDDDGDDDDDDGEDGEDDDDDDEDDDEEDEEDEDQPPAKKKK; encoded by the exons ATggcggcggtggcgacgacgacggcgcTCCACGGGAGCCAGGCGGCGGGCGCGCTGGCCGTCGCCGCGCAGAGGCTGCTGGTTCTCCTCGCTCTCGCG ATGGAAGCTGTAAACAATGGAGCAGATATCCTCACTGAGGACCAGCAAGAAATTATCAA GCAATTTGGCAGAATCAAATCTGAGACGGTTCCTGAGAACAAGGATGCAGGgtctgatgacgacgatgatgatgatgaagatgaggatgatgaaactggtgatgctgatgatgatgatgctgatgcTGGGGAGGACTTCTCGGGTGAAGAaggtgaggacgatgacgaggatgaTGACCCTGAGGCGAACGGCGATGACGCTGGTGCGGggagcgacgatgatgatggtgatgatgacgatgatgatggtgaagatggcgaggatgacgatgatgatgacgaggacgacgatgaggaggatgaggaagatgaggaccagccgccggccaagaagaagaaatGA
- the LOC119311565 gene encoding cysteine--tRNA ligase CPS1 homolog, chloroplastic/mitochondrial-like isoform X2, which produces MAHLQCLPPSVEPRVSDHIDQIVTMIKQIIDNGCAYVVSGDVYFSVDNFPEYGKLSGRKLDDNRAGERVAVDERKKNPADFALWKAAKDGEPWWDIPWGPGRPGWHIECSAMSAQYLGNSFDIHGGGEDLIFPHHENEIAQSCAACCDSSINYWVHNGFVNVNGQKMSKSLGNFITIRKVIELYHPLALRMFLLGTHYRSPINYTVEQLNVASDRLYYTYQTLRDCEESTQQDQSSSGGSLPFTTTHCIEKLHEDFETSMSDDLHTSVALAAISEPLKVMNDLLHTRKGKKQEKRLESLAALEEKVRMVLSVLGLMPSSYHEALQQLREKALRRAGVTEEQVVQKIEERTAARKAKQFGRSDEIRDELAALGVALMDGPDGTAWRPSVPASEQPVAAKSST; this is translated from the exons ATGGCTCATCTTCAATGTCTACCACCATCTGTGGAGCCCCGTGTTTCAGATCACATTGATCAGATTGTAACCATGATAAAACAG ATCATCGATAATGGTTGTGCATATGTAGTAAGTGGGGATGTCTATTTCTCTGTTGACAATTTTCCTGAATATGGGAAGTTATCGGGTCGAAAACTAGATGATAATAGAGCTGGTGAAAGGGTTGCAGTTGACGAGAGAAAGAAAAACCCAGCTGATTTTGCCCTATGGAAG GCTGCAAAAGATGGGGAGCCATGGTGGGATATCCCTTGGGGCCCGGGTAGGCCAGGATGGCACATTGAATGCAGTGCCATGAGTGCACAATACTTGGGCAATTCTTTTGACATTCATGGTGGCGGGGAGGACCTGATATTTCCACATCATGAGAATGAAATTGCTCAAAGCTGTGCAGCATGTTGTGACAGCAGCATAAATTACTGGGTGCACAATGGTTTTGTCAATGTAAATGGCCAGAAAATGTCTAAATCGCTTGGTAACTTTATCACTATACGCAAG GTCATAGAGCTGTACCACCCGCTTGCATTGAGGATGTTCTTGCTTGGTACCCACTACAGGTCACCAATCAACTACACAGTTGAGCAGCTTAATGTTGCATCAGATAGATTGTACTACACTTATCAG ACATTGCGCGACTGTGAAGAAAGCACCCAGCAGGACCAAAGCAGTAGCGGAGGTTCACTACCTTTTACTACCACGCACTGCATCGAGAAGCTTCACGAGGATTTCGAAACCTCGATGTCCGATGATCTTCACACTTCGGTGGCGCTAGCTGCTATTTCCGAGCCGTTGAAAGTTATGAATGATTTGCTGCATACTCGTAAG GGAAAGAAGCAGGAGAAACGGCTGGAATCACTCGCGGCGTTGGAAGAGAAAGTGAGAATGGTGCTTTCTGTCCTAGGGCTGATGCCTTCGAGCTACCATGAG GCTCTGCAGCAGCTGCGGGAGAAGGCGCTGCGGAGGGCGGGCGTCACCGAGGAGCAGGTGGTGCAGAAGATCGAGGAGCGGACAGCGGCGAGGAAGGCGAAGCAGTTCGGTCGGTCGGACGAGATCCGGGACGAGCTGGCGGCCCTCGGCGTCGCCCTCATGGACGGCCCCGACGGCACCGCCTGGAGGCCCTCCGTGCCGGCCTCGGAGCAGCCCGTGGCTGCCAAGAGCAGTACATGA
- the LOC119311565 gene encoding cysteine--tRNA ligase CPS1 homolog, chloroplastic/mitochondrial-like isoform X1, with the protein MMAAAAAAARRAATGLFPLLLSSQSRAFPRHGESLALPALVRPRRLLSHPAKLFFCSAAASSNGAAPEKARDMHLYNTRSRRREPFRPRAPGGEVGMYVCGVTPYDDSHIGHARAYVAFDVLFRYLRYLDYEVRYVRNFTDIDDKIIARANQLGEDPFSLSKRYSDDFLSDMAHLQCLPPSVEPRVSDHIDQIVTMIKQIIDNGCAYVVSGDVYFSVDNFPEYGKLSGRKLDDNRAGERVAVDERKKNPADFALWKAAKDGEPWWDIPWGPGRPGWHIECSAMSAQYLGNSFDIHGGGEDLIFPHHENEIAQSCAACCDSSINYWVHNGFVNVNGQKMSKSLGNFITIRKVIELYHPLALRMFLLGTHYRSPINYTVEQLNVASDRLYYTYQTLRDCEESTQQDQSSSGGSLPFTTTHCIEKLHEDFETSMSDDLHTSVALAAISEPLKVMNDLLHTRKVKPVIINLWRYILDSLLYSGRSTSRLDYFLCSGVVFGQGKKQEKRLESLAALEEKVRMVLSVLGLMPSSYHEALQQLREKALRRAGVTEEQVVQKIEERTAARKAKQFGRSDEIRDELAALGVALMDGPDGTAWRPSVPASEQPVAAKSST; encoded by the exons atgatggcggcggcggcggcggcggcgaggcgcgccgCCACCGGCCTCTTCCCGCTGCTCCTCTCCTCACAGTCCCGAGCCTTCCCGCGCCACGGAGAGTCCCTAGCCCTGCCCGCTCTCGTTCGCCCCCGCCGCCTCCTTTCCCACCCCGCCAAGCTCTTCTtctgctccgccgccgcctcctccaatGGCGCGGCCCCGGAGAAGGCCCGGGACATGCACCTGTACAACACGAGGTCGAGGAGGAGGGAGCCGTTCCGTCCGCGCGCGCCCGGCGGGGAGGTCGGCATGTACGTCTGCGGCGTCACGCCCTACGACGACAGCCACATCGGCCACGCCCGCGCCTACGTCGCCTTCGATGTCCTCTTCAG GTACTTGCGTTATTTGGACTATGAAGTACGCTATGTTCGGAACTTTACTGACATCGATGACAAG ATAATTGCAAGAGCTAACCAATTGGGGGAAGATCCTTTTAGCTTAAGCAAAAGATACTCTGATGATTTCCTGTCGGACATGGCTCATCTTCAATGTCTACCACCATCTGTGGAGCCCCGTGTTTCAGATCACATTGATCAGATTGTAACCATGATAAAACAG ATCATCGATAATGGTTGTGCATATGTAGTAAGTGGGGATGTCTATTTCTCTGTTGACAATTTTCCTGAATATGGGAAGTTATCGGGTCGAAAACTAGATGATAATAGAGCTGGTGAAAGGGTTGCAGTTGACGAGAGAAAGAAAAACCCAGCTGATTTTGCCCTATGGAAG GCTGCAAAAGATGGGGAGCCATGGTGGGATATCCCTTGGGGCCCGGGTAGGCCAGGATGGCACATTGAATGCAGTGCCATGAGTGCACAATACTTGGGCAATTCTTTTGACATTCATGGTGGCGGGGAGGACCTGATATTTCCACATCATGAGAATGAAATTGCTCAAAGCTGTGCAGCATGTTGTGACAGCAGCATAAATTACTGGGTGCACAATGGTTTTGTCAATGTAAATGGCCAGAAAATGTCTAAATCGCTTGGTAACTTTATCACTATACGCAAG GTCATAGAGCTGTACCACCCGCTTGCATTGAGGATGTTCTTGCTTGGTACCCACTACAGGTCACCAATCAACTACACAGTTGAGCAGCTTAATGTTGCATCAGATAGATTGTACTACACTTATCAG ACATTGCGCGACTGTGAAGAAAGCACCCAGCAGGACCAAAGCAGTAGCGGAGGTTCACTACCTTTTACTACCACGCACTGCATCGAGAAGCTTCACGAGGATTTCGAAACCTCGATGTCCGATGATCTTCACACTTCGGTGGCGCTAGCTGCTATTTCCGAGCCGTTGAAAGTTATGAATGATTTGCTGCATACTCGTAAGGTAAAGCCAGTGATAATAAACTTGTGGAGGTACATTTTGGATTCACTACTCTACTCAGGTAGAAGTACTAGTCGCCTTGACTACTTTCTTTGCTCTGGTGTTGTGTTTGGTCAGGGAAAGAAGCAGGAGAAACGGCTGGAATCACTCGCGGCGTTGGAAGAGAAAGTGAGAATGGTGCTTTCTGTCCTAGGGCTGATGCCTTCGAGCTACCATGAG GCTCTGCAGCAGCTGCGGGAGAAGGCGCTGCGGAGGGCGGGCGTCACCGAGGAGCAGGTGGTGCAGAAGATCGAGGAGCGGACAGCGGCGAGGAAGGCGAAGCAGTTCGGTCGGTCGGACGAGATCCGGGACGAGCTGGCGGCCCTCGGCGTCGCCCTCATGGACGGCCCCGACGGCACCGCCTGGAGGCCCTCCGTGCCGGCCTCGGAGCAGCCCGTGGCTGCCAAGAGCAGTACATGA
- the LOC119311562 gene encoding probable anion transporter 6, chloroplastic isoform X1: MAMAASSALQPERCLLPLAGPRRRMLPPRLLVLPHRRRGAVRRFSSRDSGGGPAGAVEKRSVVPEVAAERKGGGDVLAEEVEEEEALELRWPPWEGLPERYRLIGATSLAFVICNMDKVNLSVAIIPMSHQYGWSSSTAGLVQSSFFWGYALSQLPGGWLAKLIGGRTVLKAGVLVWSLATAVIPVVAGFMPGLVLSRILVGIGEGVSPSAATDLIARTIPLKERSRAVSVVFGGLAFGSVLGLLFAPPIIQNLGWESVFYIFGLLGIIWCLVFESVQELQPGDNEDILNLENTSAGSNGHVSSSVPSKSSDSSLEEMTDSLKDVPWGEFFKSKAVWAMIYTHFCGSWGHYTCLSWLPTFFSEELNLNLTDAAWVSILPPLGSMVITSIAAPFADNLISSGVDTTKVRKICQAIAFLSPAAFMMLSSVDLGLPPWVVVAFLTGGISLSNFALSGLYCTHQDISREYASILLGITNTVGAVPGIVGVALVGYLVDTTHSWSMSLFAPSIFFYLTGTAVWLTFASSEPQDFNKLASESLTESNQ; this comes from the exons ATGGCGATGGCGGCCTCCTCCGCGCTGCAGCCCGAGCGCTGCCTCCTCCCCCTCGCCGGGCCCCGCCGCCGCATGCTCCCGCCGCGCCTGCTCGTCCTCCCGCACCGGCGCCGCGGGGCCGTGAGGCGGTTCTCCTCCAGAGACAGCGGGGGCGGGCCCGCGGGCGCCGTGGAGAAGCGCTCCGTGGTCCCGGAGGTGGCGGCGGAGAGGAAGGGAGGAGGGGATGTGCTTGcggaggaggttgaggaggaggaggcgctggaGCTTCGGTGGCCGCCCTGGGAGGGGCTGCCGGAGCGCTACAGGCTCATCGGCGCCACCTCCCTCGCCTTCGTCATCTGCAACATGGACAAG GTTAACTTGAGTGTTGCGATCATTCCAATGTCACATCAGTATGGTTGGAGCTCATCGACTGCTGGCCTAGTTCAATCATCATTCTTCTGGGGCTATGCTTTGAGTCAACTACCTGGGGGCTGGCTGGCAAAATTGATTGGTGGAAG GACAGTGCTTAAGGCCGGTGTTCTTGTGTGGTCTTTGGCCACAGCTGTTATTCCTGTTGTAGCAGGATTCATGCCAGGACTTGTGCTATCAAGGATTCTG GTAGGCATTGGAGAAGGAGTCTCACCATCAGCAGCCACAGATTTAATTGCACG GACCATTCCTCTTAAAGAAAGATCAAGAGCGGTTTCTGTTGTTTTTGGTGGTTTAGCCTTTGGAAGTGTCTTAGG ACTTCTGTTCGCCCCTCCCATCATTCAGAACCTTGGCTGGGAATCTGTCTTTTACATATTTGGTCTTCTTGGAATTATATG GTGTCTAGTGTTTGAATCTGTACAAGAACTACAGCCAGGTGACAATGAAGATATATTAA ATCTTGAAAATACTTCTGCTGGATCTAATGGTCATGTCTCATCATCTGTGCCTTCAAAGTCATCGGACTCATCACTTGAAGAGATGACAGACTCACTAAAG GATGTGCCTTGGGGGGAATTCTTTAAAAGCAAGGCAGTGTGGGCAATGATATACACTCACTTTTGTGGAAGCTGGGGCCACTATACTTGCTTGTCTTGGCTTCCAACATTCTTTAG TGAGGAGCTAAACTTGAACTTGACAGACGCTGCATGG GTGTCAATTCTTCCTCCTTTGGGTTCAATGGTTATTACATCTATTGCAGCACCTTTTGCAGACAACTTGATATCAAGTGGAGTTGACACCACAAAG GTACGGAAAATATGTCAAGCAATTGCGTTCTTGTCACCTGCAGCTTTTATGATGCTTTCCTCTGTCGATCTTGGACTGCCTCCCTGGGTCGTTGTTGCTTTCCTTACAGGTGGTATATCACTCTCCAACTTCGCATTATCAG GTCTTTATTGCACCCATCAAGATATATCTCGTGAATATGCAAGCATTCTCCTG GGAATCACAAACACCGTAGGGGCCGTGCCTGGAATCGTTGGTGTCGCGCTAGTCGGCTATCTTGTCGACACAACTCATTCTTGGAGT ATGTCGCTCTTTGCTCCTTCGATCTTCTTCTACTTAACGGGCACTGCCGTCTGGTTGACATTCGCCAGCAGCGAGCCCCAGGATTTCAACAAGTTGGCGTCTGAGTCGTTAACAGAGAGTAATCAGTAG
- the LOC119311562 gene encoding probable anion transporter 6, chloroplastic isoform X2, with product MAMAASSALQPERCLLPLAGPRRRMLPPRLLVLPHRRRGAVRRFSSRDSGGGPAGAVEKRSVVPEVAAERKGGGDVLAEEVEEEEALELRWPPWEGLPERYRLIGATSLAFVICNMDKVNLSVAIIPMSHQYGWSSSTAGLVQSSFFWGYALSQLPGGWLAKLIGGRTVLKAGVLVWSLATAVIPVVAGFMPGLVLSRILVGIGEGVSPSAATDLIARLLFAPPIIQNLGWESVFYIFGLLGIIWCLVFESVQELQPGDNEDILNLENTSAGSNGHVSSSVPSKSSDSSLEEMTDSLKDVPWGEFFKSKAVWAMIYTHFCGSWGHYTCLSWLPTFFSEELNLNLTDAAWVSILPPLGSMVITSIAAPFADNLISSGVDTTKVRKICQAIAFLSPAAFMMLSSVDLGLPPWVVVAFLTGGISLSNFALSGLYCTHQDISREYASILLGITNTVGAVPGIVGVALVGYLVDTTHSWSMSLFAPSIFFYLTGTAVWLTFASSEPQDFNKLASESLTESNQ from the exons ATGGCGATGGCGGCCTCCTCCGCGCTGCAGCCCGAGCGCTGCCTCCTCCCCCTCGCCGGGCCCCGCCGCCGCATGCTCCCGCCGCGCCTGCTCGTCCTCCCGCACCGGCGCCGCGGGGCCGTGAGGCGGTTCTCCTCCAGAGACAGCGGGGGCGGGCCCGCGGGCGCCGTGGAGAAGCGCTCCGTGGTCCCGGAGGTGGCGGCGGAGAGGAAGGGAGGAGGGGATGTGCTTGcggaggaggttgaggaggaggaggcgctggaGCTTCGGTGGCCGCCCTGGGAGGGGCTGCCGGAGCGCTACAGGCTCATCGGCGCCACCTCCCTCGCCTTCGTCATCTGCAACATGGACAAG GTTAACTTGAGTGTTGCGATCATTCCAATGTCACATCAGTATGGTTGGAGCTCATCGACTGCTGGCCTAGTTCAATCATCATTCTTCTGGGGCTATGCTTTGAGTCAACTACCTGGGGGCTGGCTGGCAAAATTGATTGGTGGAAG GACAGTGCTTAAGGCCGGTGTTCTTGTGTGGTCTTTGGCCACAGCTGTTATTCCTGTTGTAGCAGGATTCATGCCAGGACTTGTGCTATCAAGGATTCTG GTAGGCATTGGAGAAGGAGTCTCACCATCAGCAGCCACAGATTTAATTGCACG ACTTCTGTTCGCCCCTCCCATCATTCAGAACCTTGGCTGGGAATCTGTCTTTTACATATTTGGTCTTCTTGGAATTATATG GTGTCTAGTGTTTGAATCTGTACAAGAACTACAGCCAGGTGACAATGAAGATATATTAA ATCTTGAAAATACTTCTGCTGGATCTAATGGTCATGTCTCATCATCTGTGCCTTCAAAGTCATCGGACTCATCACTTGAAGAGATGACAGACTCACTAAAG GATGTGCCTTGGGGGGAATTCTTTAAAAGCAAGGCAGTGTGGGCAATGATATACACTCACTTTTGTGGAAGCTGGGGCCACTATACTTGCTTGTCTTGGCTTCCAACATTCTTTAG TGAGGAGCTAAACTTGAACTTGACAGACGCTGCATGG GTGTCAATTCTTCCTCCTTTGGGTTCAATGGTTATTACATCTATTGCAGCACCTTTTGCAGACAACTTGATATCAAGTGGAGTTGACACCACAAAG GTACGGAAAATATGTCAAGCAATTGCGTTCTTGTCACCTGCAGCTTTTATGATGCTTTCCTCTGTCGATCTTGGACTGCCTCCCTGGGTCGTTGTTGCTTTCCTTACAGGTGGTATATCACTCTCCAACTTCGCATTATCAG GTCTTTATTGCACCCATCAAGATATATCTCGTGAATATGCAAGCATTCTCCTG GGAATCACAAACACCGTAGGGGCCGTGCCTGGAATCGTTGGTGTCGCGCTAGTCGGCTATCTTGTCGACACAACTCATTCTTGGAGT ATGTCGCTCTTTGCTCCTTCGATCTTCTTCTACTTAACGGGCACTGCCGTCTGGTTGACATTCGCCAGCAGCGAGCCCCAGGATTTCAACAAGTTGGCGTCTGAGTCGTTAACAGAGAGTAATCAGTAG